A genomic window from Streptomyces mirabilis includes:
- a CDS encoding GTP-binding protein encodes MIFGRSERGKPPVEPVTLKILVAGGFGVGKTTLVGAVSEIKPLRTEEVLTEAGRPVDDTSGVEGKHTTTVAMDFGRITLREDLVLYLFGTPGQDRFWFLWDELASGSLGAVVLADTRRLEDCFAAVDYFERRSIPFVMGVNCFEGSARYPVDEVRQALDLDDDVPVVLCDARDRESAKEVLIEVVQHAMAYGADRREPVTT; translated from the coding sequence ATGATCTTCGGGCGTTCTGAGCGCGGCAAGCCCCCGGTCGAGCCCGTCACGCTCAAGATCCTGGTGGCCGGTGGCTTCGGGGTGGGCAAGACGACCCTGGTCGGCGCGGTCAGTGAGATCAAACCGCTGCGCACCGAGGAGGTGCTCACCGAGGCGGGCCGCCCGGTCGACGACACCAGCGGCGTGGAGGGCAAGCACACCACCACCGTCGCCATGGACTTCGGCCGCATCACGCTCCGCGAGGACCTGGTGCTCTACCTCTTCGGGACGCCCGGACAGGATCGCTTCTGGTTCCTGTGGGACGAGCTCGCCTCCGGCTCCCTGGGCGCCGTCGTGCTCGCCGACACGCGCCGCCTGGAGGACTGCTTCGCCGCCGTCGACTACTTCGAGCGGCGCTCCATACCGTTCGTCATGGGCGTCAACTGCTTCGAAGGATCGGCCCGGTACCCGGTCGACGAGGTCCGCCAGGCACTCGACCTCGACGACGACGTTCCGGTCGTCCTGTGCGACGCGAGAGACCGGGAGTCGGCCAAGGAGGTCCTCATCGAGGTCGTCCAACACGCGATGGCGTACGGAGCCGACCGACGCGAACCGGTCACCACCTGA
- a CDS encoding DUF742 domain-containing protein codes for MSGDGQGKRHWFDDDAGPVVRPYAMTRGRTTSPAQHRLDLIAVVVTEPHADDPEADHSLSPEHVDIVELCRDTPQSVAELAAELDLPIGVVRVLIGDLVTEEMVHVTRPVPPAELPDESILRDVISGLRAL; via the coding sequence ATGAGCGGAGACGGTCAGGGAAAACGCCACTGGTTCGACGACGACGCCGGACCGGTGGTCCGCCCTTATGCCATGACACGCGGGCGCACCACCAGTCCGGCCCAGCATCGCCTCGACCTGATCGCGGTGGTCGTCACGGAACCCCACGCGGACGACCCCGAAGCCGACCATTCGCTGTCCCCGGAACACGTGGACATAGTCGAGCTCTGCCGCGACACCCCCCAGTCGGTCGCCGAGCTCGCCGCCGAGCTCGACCTGCCCATCGGAGTGGTCCGGGTCCTCATAGGGGACCTCGTGACCGAGGAAATGGTCCATGTGACACGTCCCGTACCCCCTGCCGAGCTGCCGGACGAGAGTATTCTGCGCGACGTGATCAGCGGCCTCCGGGCGCTCTGA
- a CDS encoding hydantoinase B/oxoprolinase family protein — protein sequence MTGWQFWVDRGGTFTDIVARRPDGRLLTHKLLSENRARYADAAVAGVRELLGRGQDAQGARIDAVRMGTTVATNALLERKGERTLLVVTRGFRDALRIAYQNRPHIFARAIELPELLYERVVEVDERIAADGTILRVPDLDALAGPLQEAYDSGIRAVAVVCMHSHLHPAHEEAVGELAARVGFPQISLSSEVSPLMKLVPRGDTAVVDAYLSPVLRRYVQNVADELQGVRLMFMQSNGGLAEAGQFRGKDAILSGPAGGIVGMARMSQLAGFDRVIGFDMGGTSTDVSHFAGEYERVFTTRIAGVRLRAPMLDIHTVAAGGGSVLHFDGSRYRVGPDSAGADPGPACYRGGGPLTVTDANVALGRIQATHFPTVFGPDGDQPLDDTLVRDRFAALAREIREKTGDDRTPEQVAEGYLQIAVANIANAVKRISVQKGHDVTRYALTTFGGAGGQHACMVADSLGIRTVLVPPMAGVLSALGIGLADTTAMREQSVEAPLETSAMPGIRKTADDLEGAARTELLAEDVPEDRIRVTRRAQLRYDGTDTALTVELTEPDTMTHAFEERHRATYSFTLDRPVVVEALSVEATGLTEPPDLSALATSSSARGAARTVSLHTGGAWRDVPLHRREELPPGESVTGPAIITEASATTVVDDGWRAATTDDGHLVMERVAVTQSSDLGTEADPVLLEVFNNLFMSIAEQMGARLESTAQSVNIKERLDFSCALFDPEGSLVANAPHIPVHLGSMGTSVQEVIRRRGDSMRPGDTYAVNDPYHGGTHLPDVTVITPVFDTEGERILFYVASRGHHAEIGGIAPGSMPANSRTIEEEGILFDNWLLAENGRFREAETLRLLTEVPYPSRNPKTNLADLRAQIAANQKGVDEVARMIENFGLDVVQAYMRHVQDNAEEAVRRVIDALEDGEFAYETDSGAVIRVRVSVDRENRSATVDFTGTSPQLSTNFNAPFAVVNAAVLYVFRTLVADDIPLNDGCLRPLDIVVPRGSMLAPEAPAAVVAGNVETSQAITGALYGALRVQAEGSGTMNNVTFGNERYQYYETVASGSGAGDGFPGASVVQTHMTNSRLTDPEILEWRLPVQLEEFAVRRGSGGAGRWSGGDGAVRRIRFQQPMTVSTLSQHRRVPPYGMAGGEPGALGANRVERADGTVTELGASDTADVGPGDVLVIETPGGGGYGPPSHDPHQAGEEIDDLRAF from the coding sequence GTGACAGGCTGGCAGTTCTGGGTCGACCGAGGCGGCACCTTCACCGACATCGTCGCGCGACGCCCGGACGGCCGCCTGCTCACGCACAAACTGCTGTCCGAGAACCGGGCGAGGTACGCCGACGCGGCGGTGGCGGGTGTCCGTGAACTCCTCGGCAGGGGGCAGGACGCCCAGGGCGCGCGGATCGACGCCGTCCGCATGGGGACCACCGTCGCCACCAACGCCCTCCTGGAACGCAAGGGAGAGCGCACTCTCCTCGTCGTCACCCGAGGCTTCCGCGACGCCCTGCGCATCGCCTACCAGAACCGCCCCCACATCTTCGCCCGCGCGATCGAACTGCCCGAGCTGCTCTACGAACGCGTGGTCGAGGTCGACGAGCGGATCGCCGCCGACGGCACGATCCTGCGCGTCCCCGACCTGGACGCCCTTGCCGGGCCCCTCCAGGAGGCCTACGACTCCGGGATCCGGGCCGTCGCCGTCGTCTGCATGCACAGTCACCTCCACCCCGCCCACGAAGAGGCCGTCGGCGAACTGGCGGCACGCGTCGGCTTTCCGCAGATCTCGCTCTCCAGCGAGGTCAGCCCACTGATGAAGCTCGTCCCGCGCGGTGACACGGCCGTCGTCGACGCCTACCTGTCGCCCGTGCTGCGCCGCTACGTCCAGAACGTCGCCGACGAGCTCCAGGGCGTGCGACTGATGTTCATGCAGTCCAACGGAGGCCTCGCCGAAGCGGGTCAGTTCCGCGGCAAGGACGCCATTCTGTCCGGCCCGGCGGGCGGCATCGTCGGCATGGCCCGGATGTCGCAGCTCGCCGGCTTCGACCGTGTCATCGGCTTCGACATGGGCGGCACCTCCACGGACGTCTCGCACTTCGCGGGCGAGTACGAGCGGGTCTTCACCACCCGGATCGCCGGGGTCCGGCTGCGGGCGCCCATGCTGGACATCCACACCGTCGCCGCGGGCGGCGGCTCGGTGCTCCACTTCGACGGCTCCCGCTACCGGGTGGGCCCCGACTCGGCCGGTGCCGACCCAGGCCCCGCCTGCTACCGCGGTGGCGGTCCGCTCACCGTCACGGACGCCAACGTCGCACTCGGCCGCATCCAAGCCACCCACTTCCCCACAGTGTTCGGCCCCGACGGAGACCAGCCCCTCGACGACACCCTCGTCCGCGACCGGTTCGCCGCCCTCGCGCGCGAGATCCGTGAGAAGACCGGCGACGACCGCACCCCGGAGCAGGTGGCGGAGGGGTACCTGCAGATCGCCGTGGCCAACATCGCCAACGCGGTCAAACGGATCTCGGTCCAGAAGGGCCACGACGTCACCCGGTACGCGCTCACCACCTTCGGCGGCGCGGGCGGCCAGCACGCGTGCATGGTCGCCGACTCGCTCGGCATCCGCACCGTCCTCGTCCCGCCCATGGCCGGCGTCCTGTCCGCCCTCGGCATCGGACTCGCCGACACGACGGCCATGCGCGAGCAGTCCGTGGAGGCACCCCTTGAGACCTCCGCGATGCCCGGCATCCGCAAGACCGCCGACGACCTGGAGGGCGCCGCCCGCACCGAACTCCTCGCCGAGGACGTGCCCGAGGACCGCATCCGCGTCACCCGCCGCGCCCAACTCCGCTACGACGGAACGGACACGGCGCTCACCGTCGAGCTCACCGAGCCCGACACCATGACCCACGCCTTCGAAGAACGCCATCGCGCCACCTACTCCTTCACCCTCGACCGTCCGGTCGTCGTGGAAGCCCTCTCCGTAGAGGCCACCGGACTCACCGAACCCCCCGATCTCTCCGCCCTCGCGACCTCTTCGTCCGCCCGAGGCGCGGCGCGGACGGTCAGCCTCCACACGGGTGGCGCCTGGCGCGACGTACCCCTGCACCGCCGTGAGGAACTGCCCCCCGGTGAATCGGTCACCGGCCCCGCGATCATCACCGAGGCCAGCGCGACGACCGTCGTCGACGACGGCTGGCGGGCCGCGACGACCGACGACGGGCATCTGGTCATGGAACGCGTGGCGGTTACGCAGAGTTCCGATCTGGGCACAGAAGCGGACCCGGTTCTCCTCGAGGTCTTCAACAACCTCTTCATGTCCATCGCCGAGCAGATGGGCGCCCGCCTGGAGTCCACGGCCCAGTCGGTCAACATCAAGGAACGCCTGGACTTCTCCTGCGCGCTCTTCGACCCCGAAGGCAGCCTTGTCGCCAACGCCCCTCACATCCCCGTCCACTTGGGCTCGATGGGCACGAGCGTGCAGGAGGTCATCCGGCGACGCGGCGACAGCATGCGCCCGGGCGACACGTACGCGGTCAACGACCCGTACCACGGAGGCACCCACCTCCCCGACGTCACCGTGATCACCCCGGTCTTCGACACGGAGGGTGAGCGCATCCTGTTCTACGTCGCCTCGCGCGGACACCACGCCGAGATCGGCGGTATCGCCCCGGGCTCCATGCCCGCGAACAGCCGCACCATCGAGGAGGAGGGCATCCTCTTCGACAACTGGCTGCTCGCCGAGAACGGCCGCTTCCGCGAGGCCGAGACGCTTCGCCTGCTCACCGAGGTGCCCTACCCCTCGCGCAATCCGAAGACCAATCTCGCCGACCTGCGTGCCCAGATCGCCGCCAACCAGAAGGGCGTCGACGAAGTCGCCCGCATGATCGAGAACTTCGGCCTCGACGTCGTCCAGGCCTACATGCGGCACGTGCAGGACAACGCGGAGGAAGCCGTACGCCGCGTCATCGACGCCTTGGAAGACGGTGAGTTCGCCTACGAGACCGACTCAGGGGCGGTCATCCGCGTCCGGGTCTCCGTAGACCGCGAAAATCGTTCCGCCACTGTCGACTTCACGGGGACGTCCCCGCAGCTCAGTACCAACTTCAACGCACCCTTCGCGGTGGTCAACGCCGCCGTCCTGTACGTCTTCCGCACGCTGGTCGCCGACGACATCCCGCTCAACGACGGCTGTCTGCGTCCGCTCGACATCGTCGTGCCGCGTGGCTCGATGCTCGCTCCCGAGGCCCCCGCCGCGGTGGTCGCGGGCAATGTGGAGACCTCTCAGGCGATCACCGGCGCGCTGTACGGAGCCCTGCGCGTGCAGGCCGAAGGGTCCGGAACGATGAACAACGTCACCTTCGGCAACGAGCGCTACCAGTACTACGAGACCGTGGCCTCCGGATCCGGCGCGGGCGACGGCTTCCCCGGCGCCTCCGTCGTACAGACCCACATGACCAACTCGCGGCTCACCGACCCCGAGATCCTGGAGTGGCGACTGCCGGTCCAGCTCGAGGAGTTCGCGGTCCGACGGGGCAGCGGCGGAGCCGGGCGCTGGAGCGGCGGGGACGGTGCCGTGCGCCGTATCCGGTTCCAGCAGCCCATGACAGTCTCCACGCTGTCCCAGCACCGCAGGGTCCCGCCCTACGGCATGGCCGGCGGCGAGCCCGGGGCGCTCGGCGCCAACCGGGTGGAGCGCGCGGACGGCACGGTCACGGAACTTGGCGCAAGTGATACGGCCGACGTCGGCCCCGGCGACGTACTTGTCATCGAAACCCCCGGCGGCGGGGGCTACGGCCCACCGTCCCACGACCCCCATCAAGCAGGAGAAGAGATCGATGATCTTCGGGCGTTCTGA
- a CDS encoding roadblock/LC7 domain-containing protein, which produces MTAPKATGPTATSKTSGELNWLLDDLVDRVASISKAIVLSGDGLATGASKDLTREDSEHLAAVASGFHSLAKGVGRHFEAGGVRQTVVELEEAFLFVTAAGDGSCLAVLSDADSDVGQVAYEMTLLVKRVGAHLAAAPRTDLPSGG; this is translated from the coding sequence ATGACCGCACCGAAGGCCACAGGGCCCACCGCGACCAGCAAGACGTCGGGAGAGCTGAACTGGCTGCTCGACGACCTGGTGGACCGCGTGGCCAGCATCAGCAAGGCGATCGTGCTCTCCGGCGACGGCCTTGCCACCGGGGCCTCCAAGGATCTGACCCGGGAGGACAGTGAGCACTTGGCCGCCGTCGCCTCCGGCTTCCACAGCCTCGCCAAGGGCGTCGGCCGCCACTTCGAGGCGGGCGGTGTCCGGCAGACCGTGGTCGAGCTCGAGGAGGCCTTCCTCTTCGTCACGGCCGCCGGGGACGGCAGCTGTCTCGCCGTTCTTTCGGACGCCGACTCCGATGTCGGGCAGGTCGCCTACGAAATGACGCTCCTGGTGAAGCGGGTCGGCGCACATCTGGCCGCCGCTCCGCGCACCGATCTGCCCTCGGGCGGGTAG
- the glpK gene encoding glycerol kinase GlpK, whose amino-acid sequence MTENAEKYVAAIDQGTTSSRCIIFDRSGAIVAVDQREHRQIFPKPGWVEHDATEIWSKVQAVVAGAIAKAGLRADQLSALGITNQRETTVLWDRATGKPVHNAIVWQDTRTSALCNQLGGTDGQDRFRERTGLPLASYFSGPKAAWLLDNVPGLRARAERGEIAFGTIDSWLIWNLTGGTDGGRHVTDVTNAGRTMLMNLETLQWDPSILAAMNVPEAVLPEIRSSAEVYGTAVGQLAGVPVASALGDQQAAVFGQACYDVGTAKNTYGTGSFLLLNTGNRPVPSKNGLLTTMGYKIGGEAPVYCLEGSIAITGALVQWFRDQLGIIRNADEIETLAASVDDNGGAYIVPAFSGLFAPYWRSDARGVVTGLTRYVTKAHLARAVLEATSWQTREVVDAMFQDSGVQITTLKVDGGMTKNDLLMQHQADVLGVPVIRPRVSETTCLGAAYAAGLATGVWNDLDELKSHWQKDVEWTPSMEASVRDREYHNWRKAVEKSFGWHEDDVS is encoded by the coding sequence ATGACGGAGAACGCCGAGAAGTACGTCGCCGCAATCGACCAGGGCACCACCTCCAGCCGCTGCATCATCTTCGACCGGAGCGGCGCGATCGTCGCCGTCGACCAGCGCGAGCACCGCCAGATCTTTCCCAAGCCGGGCTGGGTGGAACACGACGCCACCGAGATCTGGTCCAAGGTGCAGGCGGTCGTCGCGGGAGCCATCGCCAAGGCGGGGCTGCGCGCCGACCAGCTGAGCGCGCTCGGCATCACCAACCAGCGCGAGACGACGGTCCTGTGGGACCGGGCCACCGGCAAGCCCGTGCACAACGCGATCGTGTGGCAGGACACCCGGACCTCGGCGCTCTGCAACCAGTTGGGCGGCACGGACGGCCAGGACCGCTTCCGCGAACGGACCGGCCTGCCGCTGGCCAGCTACTTCTCCGGCCCCAAGGCGGCCTGGCTGCTCGACAACGTGCCGGGGCTGCGTGCGCGTGCCGAGCGCGGCGAGATCGCCTTCGGGACCATCGACTCCTGGCTGATCTGGAACCTGACCGGCGGCACCGACGGCGGTCGGCACGTCACCGATGTCACCAACGCCGGACGCACCATGCTGATGAACCTGGAGACCCTTCAGTGGGACCCGTCGATCCTCGCGGCCATGAACGTCCCCGAGGCGGTGCTGCCCGAGATCAGGTCGTCGGCCGAGGTGTACGGCACCGCCGTGGGCCAGCTCGCGGGTGTCCCCGTCGCCTCGGCCCTCGGTGACCAGCAGGCGGCCGTCTTCGGGCAGGCCTGCTACGACGTGGGCACCGCCAAGAACACGTACGGCACCGGCAGCTTCCTGCTGCTCAACACCGGCAACCGGCCCGTCCCCTCGAAGAACGGGCTGCTGACGACCATGGGCTACAAGATCGGCGGCGAGGCGCCCGTCTACTGCCTCGAAGGGTCGATCGCGATCACCGGCGCCCTGGTGCAGTGGTTCCGCGACCAGCTCGGCATCATCCGCAACGCCGACGAGATCGAGACGCTGGCCGCGAGCGTCGACGACAACGGCGGCGCGTACATCGTGCCGGCGTTCTCGGGCCTGTTCGCCCCCTACTGGCGCTCGGACGCGCGCGGTGTCGTCACCGGCCTCACCCGGTACGTCACCAAGGCGCACCTCGCCCGCGCGGTCCTGGAGGCGACGAGCTGGCAGACCCGTGAGGTCGTCGACGCCATGTTCCAGGACTCCGGCGTACAGATCACCACCCTGAAGGTGGACGGCGGCATGACCAAGAACGATCTGCTGATGCAGCATCAGGCGGATGTCCTGGGCGTGCCGGTGATCCGTCCCCGGGTGTCCGAGACGACCTGTCTGGGCGCGGCCTACGCGGCCGGCCTCGCGACCGGTGTGTGGAACGACCTCGACGAGCTGAAGTCGCACTGGCAGAAGGACGTCGAGTGGACACCGTCCATGGAGGCCTCCGTGCGTGACCGTGAGTACCACAACTGGCGCAAGGCGGTGGAGAAGAGCTTCGGCTGGCACGAGGACGACGTCAGCTGA
- a CDS encoding MIP/aquaporin family protein has translation MSNGDIFVGELIGTAILILFGAGVCAAVTLNKSKAQGAGWVVIAFGWGFGVLAGAYTAAPLSGGQINPAVTIGFAIEGSTKWEDVPFYILGQFAGAIVGAVLCWLLYLGQFNLNADEDNAIETLGIFSTRPEINHPVQNLITETIATAGLMLPILAMVGGHKHVAGIGDAGLPVQLIAFLVVGIGLSLGGPTGYAINPARDLGPRLTHALLPIPNKGTSEWSYSWIPVVGPIAGAAIGAAIYNAAF, from the coding sequence ATGAGCAACGGCGACATTTTTGTCGGCGAGTTGATCGGCACTGCGATTCTGATTCTGTTCGGCGCGGGGGTCTGCGCCGCGGTCACCCTCAACAAGTCCAAGGCGCAGGGCGCCGGCTGGGTCGTCATCGCGTTCGGATGGGGTTTCGGCGTGCTCGCCGGGGCCTACACCGCGGCGCCGCTGTCCGGCGGTCAGATCAATCCGGCCGTGACCATCGGTTTCGCCATCGAGGGCTCGACGAAGTGGGAGGACGTGCCCTTCTACATTCTGGGCCAGTTCGCGGGCGCCATCGTCGGCGCCGTGCTTTGCTGGCTGCTCTACCTCGGCCAGTTCAACCTCAACGCCGACGAGGACAACGCCATCGAGACGCTGGGCATCTTCTCGACCCGGCCGGAGATCAACCATCCCGTGCAGAACCTCATCACCGAGACCATCGCCACCGCCGGCCTGATGCTGCCCATTCTGGCCATGGTCGGCGGCCACAAACACGTGGCCGGGATCGGCGACGCGGGACTGCCCGTCCAGCTCATCGCGTTCCTCGTGGTCGGTATCGGACTCTCGCTGGGCGGGCCCACCGGGTACGCCATCAACCCGGCCCGCGACCTGGGACCGCGCCTGACCCACGCATTGCTGCCGATTCCCAACAAGGGCACCTCGGAGTGGAGTTACTCCTGGATCCCGGTGGTCGGCCCGATCGCCGGTGCCGCCATCGGGGCCGCGATCTACAACGCAGCCTTCTGA
- a CDS encoding sensor histidine kinase, translated as MRFRGKSIRRKIVALLLVPLVSLTGIWAFATVLTGRAANQLFNVSDVVEKIGYPTEDTISVLQRERRQTLVYLADPRASDALAALKRSRTATDRAVAKVRENAKDEDVREEMNGGTSQRLTTILDALDGIDSLRRSVEEGTVNRAQALDLYNRLVGPCYTLMANLHVVDNVEMDKQGRALVNVANARELLSREDALLGSALVAGRITRDDIRDISDLVAQRTLLYDISLPLLPSSERGRFERYWSNADTAPLRVAEQAVVTSPAGAPHGVTAQSWDRAAGHVLDELAGLDDKAGDRYQDRVRPVATGVIVKAVIAGVLGLIALLASLVMSVRIGRGLIRDLRRLRLDAHEASGVRLPSVMRRLSGGEQVDVETEVPRLEYDKNEIGEVGQALNTLQRAAVEAAVKQSELRDGVSEVFVNLARRSQVLLHKQLTLLDTMERRTEDTDELADLFRLDHLTTRMRRHAEGLVILSGAAPSRQWRKPVQLMDIVRAAVAEVEDYERIEVRRLPRVAVTGPAVADLTHLVAELLENATVFSPPHTAVQVVGERVANGFTLEIHDRGLGMAAEALLDANLRLAETPEFELSDTDRLGLFVVSRLAQRQNVRVSLQPSPYGGTTAVVFIPDALLTDDVPDTNGIGFRLDRALPSKEGKIEEDRKAALSDVPVRLPGLPAAILDGPVELEAPVDLDVLGGFPGALDDEDAEQGGLFRPRRSLAGVPVEQHRPHQQPRAGGAETARSGDDDHVGGAVPLPRRRTPKLVSSHGRPVTRTRPRRGEAGEEPAEALKPAESLEPALEPVERQGIAERASAQSSTARRADRTGISGRRNSERPETSGRRNGERPETPVLRSEASGLREAPALPRRTRSAGSPSDRAGTTPGSAATTQGAESGASPLPRRVRQANLAPQLKDGPERRAERDKARAPKGAELADRDADEVRSRMASLQRGWQRGREENAAGDGAQGGTAPGTTKGDGR; from the coding sequence ATGCGCTTTCGCGGGAAGTCCATCCGCCGGAAGATCGTGGCGCTGCTCCTCGTGCCACTCGTCTCCCTGACGGGGATCTGGGCCTTCGCGACGGTACTCACCGGCCGCGCGGCCAACCAGCTGTTCAACGTGTCGGACGTCGTCGAGAAGATCGGCTACCCCACCGAGGACACCATCAGCGTTCTCCAGCGGGAACGCCGCCAGACACTCGTCTATCTCGCCGATCCCCGTGCCTCCGACGCGCTGGCGGCGCTGAAGCGCAGTCGCACCGCGACCGACCGGGCCGTGGCGAAGGTCCGCGAGAACGCCAAAGACGAAGACGTACGGGAAGAGATGAACGGGGGCACCTCACAGCGCCTCACCACCATCCTCGACGCCCTCGACGGCATCGACTCGCTGCGCCGCAGTGTCGAGGAGGGCACCGTCAACCGGGCCCAGGCCCTCGACCTCTACAACCGTCTGGTCGGCCCCTGTTACACACTGATGGCCAACCTCCACGTCGTGGACAACGTGGAGATGGACAAGCAGGGCCGCGCCCTCGTCAACGTCGCGAACGCCCGCGAACTGCTCTCCCGCGAGGACGCCCTCCTCGGTTCCGCGCTGGTCGCGGGCCGCATCACCCGCGACGACATTCGCGACATCTCCGATCTCGTCGCGCAGCGCACCCTGCTGTACGACATCAGCCTGCCGCTGCTGCCCTCCTCGGAACGCGGCCGCTTCGAGCGCTACTGGTCGAACGCCGACACGGCTCCCCTGCGTGTGGCGGAGCAGGCTGTCGTCACCTCCCCGGCCGGGGCCCCGCACGGTGTCACCGCGCAGAGCTGGGACCGGGCGGCCGGACACGTGCTCGACGAACTCGCCGGCCTCGACGACAAGGCCGGCGACCGCTACCAGGACCGTGTCCGCCCCGTGGCCACGGGCGTCATCGTCAAGGCCGTCATCGCGGGTGTCCTAGGGCTCATCGCCCTGCTGGCCTCGCTCGTGATGTCCGTACGCATCGGCCGGGGCCTCATCCGCGACCTGCGACGGCTGCGCCTGGACGCCCACGAGGCGTCAGGCGTCCGACTCCCCAGCGTCATGCGCCGCCTCTCCGGGGGCGAACAGGTCGACGTCGAGACCGAAGTGCCCCGCCTGGAGTACGACAAGAACGAGATCGGCGAGGTCGGCCAAGCCCTCAACACCCTTCAGCGCGCGGCCGTCGAGGCCGCCGTCAAACAGTCCGAACTGCGGGACGGCGTCTCCGAGGTCTTCGTCAACCTCGCCCGCCGCAGCCAGGTCCTGCTGCACAAGCAGCTCACCCTCCTCGACACCATGGAACGCAGGACCGAGGACACCGACGAACTCGCCGACCTGTTCCGTCTCGACCACCTGACCACCCGCATGCGCCGGCATGCCGAGGGCCTGGTCATCCTGTCCGGCGCGGCCCCGTCCCGGCAGTGGCGCAAGCCCGTCCAGCTCATGGACATCGTCCGCGCCGCCGTCGCCGAGGTCGAGGACTACGAGCGCATCGAGGTACGCCGACTTCCCCGCGTCGCCGTCACGGGGCCCGCGGTCGCCGACCTCACGCACCTGGTCGCCGAACTCCTGGAGAACGCCACGGTGTTCTCGCCCCCGCACACGGCCGTGCAGGTCGTCGGCGAACGCGTCGCCAACGGTTTCACCCTGGAGATCCACGACCGCGGTCTGGGCATGGCGGCCGAAGCGCTCCTCGACGCCAACCTACGACTCGCCGAGACCCCCGAGTTCGAACTGTCCGACACCGACCGGCTCGGTCTCTTCGTGGTCAGCCGGCTCGCACAGCGGCAGAACGTCCGTGTCTCCCTCCAGCCTTCCCCGTACGGCGGCACCACCGCCGTGGTGTTCATCCCCGACGCGCTGCTCACGGACGATGTCCCGGACACCAACGGCATCGGCTTCCGTCTCGACCGAGCGCTGCCCTCGAAGGAGGGCAAGATCGAGGAGGACCGCAAGGCGGCGCTCTCCGACGTACCGGTGCGCCTCCCCGGCCTGCCTGCCGCGATCCTGGACGGGCCGGTCGAACTGGAGGCGCCGGTCGATCTGGACGTGCTGGGCGGTTTCCCCGGCGCCCTCGACGACGAGGACGCCGAGCAGGGCGGTCTGTTCCGGCCGCGCCGCTCCCTAGCGGGTGTCCCGGTCGAGCAGCACCGGCCCCACCAGCAGCCCCGCGCAGGCGGCGCGGAGACGGCCCGCTCCGGCGACGACGACCACGTGGGGGGCGCGGTCCCCCTGCCGCGCCGCAGAACTCCCAAGCTGGTCAGCTCGCACGGTCGTCCCGTGACCCGGACGAGGCCCCGGCGCGGCGAGGCGGGTGAGGAGCCCGCCGAGGCGCTGAAGCCGGCGGAGAGCCTCGAACCGGCCCTCGAGCCGGTGGAGAGGCAAGGCATCGCGGAGAGGGCGAGCGCACAGTCGTCGACCGCCCGGCGTGCTGACCGCACCGGGATCTCCGGGCGCCGCAACAGCGAACGCCCCGAGACCTCCGGGCGCCGCAACGGCGAACGCCCCGAGACTCCGGTCCTTCGCTCCGAGGCGTCCGGCCTCCGCGAGGCCCCCGCTCTCCCCCGGCGCACTCGCTCCGCCGGCTCGCCGTCGGACCGGGCCGGGACCACCCCGGGCTCCGCCGCCACGACACAAGGGGCAGAATCGGGTGCGAGCCCGCTGCCCCGCCGCGTCCGACAGGCCAATCTGGCCCCCCAGTTGAAGGACGGACCCGAACGGCGCGCCGAGCGCGACAAGGCCCGCGCCCCCAAGGGGGCGGAACTCGCCGATCGCGACGCCGACGAGGTACGCAGCCGGATGGCCTCGCTCCAGCGGGGCTGGCAGCGGGGCCGCGAGGAGAACGCCGCGGGCGACGGGGCCCAGGGCGGCACAGCACCAGGAACGACGAAGGGGGACGGTCGATGA